A portion of the Brockia lithotrophica genome contains these proteins:
- a CDS encoding UDP-N-acetylmuramoylalanyl-D-glutamyl-2,6-diaminopimelate--D-alanyl-D-alanine ligase — MRGMPEWPLAFFLDATRAEYAGAPPPEGVRVYGVVHDSRAVRGGELFVPLPGGRTDGHAYVADAFARGAAAAFWRRTIPVPQELRGRPLLLVDDPLAALWEAARAHRARLRGRVVAVTGSVGKTTTKDLIARALAARLSVAHARESYNNHIGVPLTLLAAAEDAHAVVLELGMNRRGEIAELSRLARPDVAVITLLGESHIGLLGSREAIAVAKAEIALGMDKGGRIYIPDDDPLLPKTAYLFAFSGEVRTVGPRGQDRGGLLEDRGLGGFRIWADVDGRRAELDVPLPGAFAWRNALYAVFVARDLGIPPSEVEAAWRELERSPMRLTPRRTPRGALLLDDTYNAAPTSIRAAVSVLARLPARERVAVLGEVGELGAHAPRLYAELGESLPAEGIAYLLFGSGLAPLEEALRARGARVWRTEDPEALLAKLRTYDNPDAALLLKASRHMRFERFVEALLGEGMGEGDPADG; from the coding sequence GTGAGGGGGATGCCTGAGTGGCCGCTCGCCTTCTTCCTCGACGCGACCCGGGCGGAATACGCGGGAGCTCCTCCTCCCGAGGGCGTGCGGGTGTACGGCGTCGTCCACGATTCCCGCGCCGTCCGAGGCGGCGAGCTCTTCGTCCCCCTTCCGGGAGGTCGAACGGACGGACACGCCTACGTCGCGGACGCCTTTGCCCGCGGCGCCGCGGCGGCTTTCTGGCGGCGGACCATTCCCGTACCTCAGGAACTCCGCGGAAGGCCGCTCCTCCTCGTGGACGACCCCCTCGCCGCCCTCTGGGAGGCGGCGCGGGCGCACCGCGCGCGCCTTCGCGGCCGCGTCGTCGCCGTGACCGGTTCCGTGGGCAAGACGACGACCAAGGACCTCATCGCCCGCGCCCTCGCCGCACGCCTGTCCGTCGCCCACGCGCGGGAAAGCTACAACAACCACATCGGCGTGCCGCTCACTCTGCTCGCGGCTGCCGAGGACGCCCACGCCGTCGTCCTCGAGTTGGGGATGAACCGCCGCGGGGAGATCGCCGAACTCTCCCGCCTCGCGCGGCCGGACGTCGCCGTGATCACCCTCCTGGGGGAGTCGCACATCGGTCTCCTCGGCTCGCGCGAGGCGATCGCCGTGGCGAAGGCGGAAATCGCCCTCGGGATGGACAAGGGCGGACGGATCTACATCCCGGACGACGACCCCCTTCTCCCCAAGACGGCGTACCTCTTCGCCTTTTCCGGAGAGGTGCGCACCGTCGGCCCGCGGGGACAAGACCGGGGCGGGCTCCTCGAGGACCGCGGCCTAGGCGGCTTCCGCATCTGGGCGGACGTCGACGGGAGGCGCGCGGAGCTGGACGTCCCGCTCCCCGGAGCCTTTGCCTGGCGCAACGCCCTCTACGCCGTCTTCGTCGCCCGCGACTTGGGGATCCCGCCGTCGGAAGTTGAGGCGGCCTGGCGCGAACTCGAACGCTCGCCCATGCGCCTCACGCCGAGGCGTACGCCGCGGGGAGCGCTCCTCCTCGACGACACGTACAACGCCGCCCCCACGTCCATCCGCGCCGCCGTGTCCGTGCTCGCCCGCCTTCCCGCGCGTGAGCGCGTGGCCGTCCTCGGCGAGGTAGGGGAACTCGGCGCCCACGCCCCGCGGCTCTACGCCGAGCTTGGGGAGTCCCTCCCCGCCGAGGGGATCGCCTACCTCCTCTTCGGCTCCGGACTCGCCCCCCTGGAGGAGGCGCTCCGCGCCCGCGGCGCCCGGGTATGGCGCACGGAAGATCCGGAGGCGCTTTTGGCGAAGCTCCGGACGTACGACAACCCCGACGCGGCGCTCCTTCTCAAAGCGTCGCGTCACATGCGCTTCGAGCGCTTCGTGGAGGCCCTCCTTGGAGAAGGGATGGGGGAGGGGGATCCGGCCGATGGTTGA
- a CDS encoding UDP-N-acetylmuramoylalanyl-D-glutamate--2,6-diaminopimelate ligase produces the protein MRLAELLAPLRVWRARGFLTVNVTHITDDSREVLPGSLFVARRGTTGDGHAFIPDALARGAVAFVVAMGRGEEVVRRGDVPEGVPVVEVPDPHQALAFLAARLYGDPTSHLRVVGVTGTNGKSTVAYLTQQLLEAVGIRTGLVGTVFVDVGRGPRPAQLTTPGAAELQRLFRDMRANGLEAAVFEASSHALDQGRIRGVRLTAAVFTNLTQDHLDFHATMDAYAEAKGLLFAFLGSEASMEKAAVVRGDDPYAERMLRRSAVPVYTYGFGPENALRAVDVRLNARGSAFVLEAYTGERLPARLPLLGRFNVENALAALAAAHAFGVPLKELVPVLENVRPVPGRMERVNAGQPFTVLVDYAHTPDGLEKALGAIREWAEGRVIVVFGAGGDRDRAKRPRMGEVAHRLADVLIVTSDNPRSEDPEAIAREILAGIPQPPERETYVELDRKRAIRAAIRLARPGDVVLIAGKGHEREQIVGHLRLPFDDREEALAALEELGGEGDA, from the coding sequence ATGCGTCTCGCCGAACTCCTCGCGCCGCTCCGCGTCTGGAGGGCGCGGGGATTTCTCACCGTCAACGTCACGCACATCACCGACGACTCGCGGGAAGTCCTTCCCGGAAGCCTCTTCGTCGCCCGCCGGGGAACGACGGGCGACGGACACGCGTTCATCCCCGACGCCCTCGCCCGCGGCGCCGTTGCCTTCGTCGTCGCCATGGGGCGGGGGGAGGAGGTCGTGCGCCGCGGCGATGTCCCCGAGGGCGTCCCCGTCGTCGAAGTTCCCGACCCCCATCAGGCCCTCGCCTTTCTCGCCGCCCGCCTGTACGGCGATCCCACTTCCCACCTCCGCGTCGTCGGGGTCACGGGGACGAACGGGAAGTCGACCGTCGCCTACCTCACGCAGCAACTCCTCGAGGCGGTGGGGATCCGCACGGGCCTCGTGGGGACGGTGTTCGTCGACGTCGGCCGCGGTCCCCGCCCGGCGCAGCTCACGACGCCGGGCGCCGCCGAACTCCAGCGCCTCTTCCGCGACATGCGGGCGAACGGCCTGGAAGCGGCCGTCTTCGAAGCATCTTCCCACGCCCTCGACCAAGGTCGGATCCGGGGTGTTCGCCTCACCGCGGCGGTCTTTACGAATCTCACGCAGGACCACCTCGACTTCCACGCGACGATGGACGCGTACGCGGAGGCCAAGGGCCTCCTCTTTGCCTTTCTCGGTTCGGAGGCCTCCATGGAGAAGGCGGCGGTCGTCCGAGGCGACGATCCGTATGCGGAGCGGATGCTCCGGCGAAGTGCCGTACCCGTGTACACGTACGGCTTCGGGCCGGAAAACGCCCTGCGCGCCGTCGATGTCCGGCTGAACGCCCGGGGTTCGGCATTCGTCCTCGAGGCGTACACGGGCGAGCGCCTCCCCGCGCGCCTTCCGCTCCTCGGTCGGTTCAACGTGGAAAACGCCCTCGCCGCCCTCGCGGCGGCCCACGCCTTCGGCGTTCCGCTCAAGGAGCTCGTGCCCGTCCTCGAGAACGTCCGTCCCGTCCCCGGTCGCATGGAGCGGGTGAACGCCGGGCAGCCGTTTACGGTGCTTGTGGACTACGCCCACACCCCCGACGGGTTGGAGAAGGCCCTCGGCGCGATCCGCGAGTGGGCCGAAGGGCGGGTGATCGTCGTCTTCGGCGCCGGCGGTGACCGCGACCGCGCGAAACGTCCGCGCATGGGCGAAGTTGCCCACCGCCTCGCCGACGTCCTCATCGTCACGAGCGACAACCCGCGGAGCGAGGACCCGGAGGCCATCGCCCGGGAGATCCTCGCGGGGATCCCGCAGCCGCCGGAGCGGGAGACGTACGTCGAGCTCGACCGGAAGCGGGCAATCCGCGCCGCGATCCGCCTCGCCCGTCCGGGAGACGTCGTGCTCATCGCCGGGAAGGGGCACGAGCGCGAGCAGATCGTCGGCCACCTCCGGCTCCCTTTCGACGACCGAGAGGAAGCTCTCGCCGCCCTGGAGGAGCTGGGGGGTGAGGGGGATGCCTGA
- a CDS encoding Cell division protein FtsI [Peptidoglycan synthetase]: MRREPSRRLLALFGLATLSLLVFTLRLFHLQVLMGPDLAAKALELWSRDVPIEPPRGRILDRNGEILATNREAYSVLVFPAQVRDKERTADVLARELGADREKLLRRISQRTLVVRLSPEGRRVDEDVRRRVEALALPGVYVASEPARVYPYGSLAAHVLGFVGIDNQGLSGLELAYDEVLRGRRGAFKLFTTAAGEALPGLPMLYDAPEAGYDVVTTLDLRLQKILENALDDAWLAYKPEAAMGVIADPRTGEILAMASRPTFDPNRYREYPPEVLNRNLPIWRVFEPGSTFKIVTLSAALQEKKVDLEHEHFFDPGYIIVAGVKIRNWKPGGHGDQTFLQVVENSNNPGFVELGLRLGKETLFRYIRAFGFGEKTGIDLPGEAKGILFPLERVGPVELATTAFGQGVAVTPIQQVAAVSAAVNGGTLYRPHLLKEVRDPRTGAPVHRREPEVRGTPISPETSAQVRYALESVVARGTGYRAYVDGYRVGGKTGTAQKVGPDGRYLPGEYIVSFVGFAPADDPRLVVYIAVDHPQGIQFGGVVAAPVAGQILDASLRALGVPPREGGIPREKYVWPEVPPLEVPDLVGMSVDDIRQSSYTFDLDVVGEGEVVVDQSPPPGTKLTPGERVRVRLGPRSPAAER, encoded by the coding sequence GTGCGGCGCGAACCTTCTCGACGCCTCCTCGCCCTCTTCGGCCTCGCCACGCTTTCGCTCCTCGTCTTCACCCTGCGCCTCTTTCACCTCCAGGTGCTCATGGGACCGGATCTCGCGGCCAAGGCCCTCGAGCTCTGGAGTCGGGACGTGCCCATCGAACCTCCGCGCGGGCGGATCCTCGATCGCAACGGGGAAATCCTCGCGACGAATCGCGAAGCGTACTCGGTCCTCGTCTTTCCCGCCCAGGTCCGAGACAAGGAGCGTACGGCGGACGTCCTCGCGCGTGAACTCGGTGCCGACCGGGAAAAGCTCCTCCGACGCATCTCCCAGAGGACGCTCGTCGTTCGCCTCTCACCGGAAGGCAGGCGAGTTGACGAAGACGTGCGGCGGCGCGTGGAGGCACTCGCTCTTCCCGGCGTCTACGTCGCCTCCGAGCCGGCGCGCGTCTACCCCTACGGCTCCCTGGCCGCCCACGTCCTCGGGTTTGTCGGGATCGACAACCAGGGACTTTCCGGGCTCGAGCTCGCCTACGACGAGGTGCTGAGGGGGCGGCGCGGGGCGTTCAAGCTCTTTACCACCGCGGCAGGCGAGGCGCTTCCCGGGCTCCCCATGCTGTACGATGCCCCCGAAGCCGGCTACGACGTCGTGACCACCCTCGATCTCCGCCTGCAAAAGATCTTGGAGAACGCCCTCGACGACGCCTGGCTCGCGTACAAGCCCGAGGCGGCCATGGGAGTGATCGCCGACCCCCGAACGGGGGAGATTCTCGCCATGGCCTCGCGGCCTACCTTCGACCCCAACCGCTACCGGGAGTACCCTCCCGAGGTGCTCAACCGCAACCTCCCGATCTGGCGCGTCTTCGAGCCGGGTTCGACGTTTAAAATCGTCACCCTGAGCGCCGCCCTTCAGGAGAAAAAGGTCGACCTCGAGCACGAACACTTCTTCGACCCCGGGTACATCATCGTCGCCGGCGTGAAGATCCGGAACTGGAAGCCCGGCGGCCACGGCGACCAGACCTTCCTCCAGGTCGTGGAGAACTCCAACAACCCGGGGTTCGTCGAACTCGGGCTCCGCCTCGGCAAGGAGACGCTCTTCCGCTACATCCGCGCCTTCGGTTTCGGGGAAAAGACGGGGATCGACCTTCCCGGCGAGGCCAAGGGAATTCTCTTTCCCCTCGAGCGCGTGGGGCCCGTGGAGCTCGCGACGACCGCCTTCGGTCAAGGGGTAGCCGTGACGCCGATCCAGCAGGTGGCCGCCGTCTCCGCTGCCGTGAACGGCGGGACCCTCTACCGCCCGCACCTCCTCAAGGAAGTGCGCGATCCGCGCACGGGTGCGCCGGTTCACCGCCGGGAACCGGAGGTGCGCGGCACGCCGATTTCCCCCGAGACCTCGGCGCAGGTGCGCTACGCCCTCGAGTCCGTCGTCGCCCGCGGGACCGGGTACCGGGCGTATGTGGACGGGTATCGGGTGGGCGGGAAGACGGGTACGGCGCAAAAGGTGGGCCCGGACGGCCGCTACCTTCCGGGCGAGTACATTGTCTCCTTCGTCGGCTTTGCCCCGGCGGACGACCCCCGGCTCGTCGTCTACATCGCCGTCGACCACCCCCAAGGAATCCAGTTCGGCGGCGTCGTCGCCGCGCCCGTCGCCGGTCAGATCCTCGACGCCTCCCTCCGCGCCCTGGGGGTTCCCCCGCGCGAGGGGGGAATTCCCCGGGAGAAGTACGTATGGCCCGAGGTTCCGCCCCTGGAGGTTCCCGACCTCGTGGGGATGAGCGTCGACGACATCCGGCAGAGCTCCTACACCTTCGACCTCGACGTCGTAGGGGAGGGGGAGGTCGTGGTCGACCAATCTCCTCCTCCCGGGACGAAGCTCACCCCGGGCGAACGGGTGCGCGTCCGCCTCGGACCGCGTTCCCCTGCCGCGGAGCGGTAG
- a CDS encoding Cell division protein FtsI [Peptidoglycan synthetase], with product MTPRGDVGGGRNPGNARRAFRMATYFWGVFVAFLVAVIGRVLYVQEVLGPQLLHAATEQWVRSREEEAPRGSLLDRNGERLAYDVPAFDVVALLDPRAPEHVEDLEATARVLARGLDAPEEAILRTLREGREQGRYQVEFRPYGWKLLPHRKEALEEELRRAGVRGIAFRPEVGRYYPKGEYAAYLLGYVNRDGKAEYGLEAGLDATLRGTRGKTSIPTDNRGVPLPYAEVQGDPAQPGKDVVLTLDVRLQAILEEALREADEELRPKGIWAVLVDPWTMEVLAAAARPTFDPNRYEEISEYTNPFVGKLYEPGSTFKVLTLAAAIEEGVYRDDDTYQAGVYAPPEISPPIRDWSDPRGWGKITLREGIVRSSNVAAVILGYERLGRERLARYEHAFGVDELPFSLTGHAPLPGSVRGRLPDFAAAPPRDVATTTYGQGLEVTSFGLVRALSAAVTDGVLRDPVLVKCVRDADTGTCTPPAASEGRRVVSPETAAKVREILADVVARPEGTGHAYAVEGYRIGGKTGTAQKVDPGTGRYEAGRYVYSFYGFLPVDRPRFALYIAVDEPERPAEGSGEVVAPIFRKVVEQAAPLLGVERGGSGSPEGEGRIGVR from the coding sequence GTGACGCCGAGGGGGGACGTCGGCGGAGGTAGGAACCCGGGGAACGCGCGTCGCGCGTTCCGCATGGCCACGTACTTTTGGGGTGTGTTTGTCGCCTTTCTCGTTGCCGTGATCGGACGCGTGCTCTACGTCCAGGAGGTGTTGGGCCCCCAACTCCTCCACGCCGCCACCGAGCAGTGGGTTCGTTCGCGCGAAGAAGAGGCGCCGCGCGGATCCCTTCTGGACCGAAACGGCGAGCGCCTCGCGTACGACGTCCCCGCGTTTGACGTCGTCGCTCTCCTCGACCCCCGGGCGCCCGAGCACGTCGAGGACCTCGAGGCGACGGCCCGGGTCCTCGCCCGCGGGCTCGACGCCCCCGAAGAGGCGATCCTGCGCACGCTGCGTGAGGGGCGCGAACAGGGAAGGTATCAGGTGGAGTTTCGCCCCTACGGGTGGAAGCTCCTCCCCCACCGCAAGGAAGCGCTGGAAGAGGAGTTGCGGCGTGCGGGAGTTCGGGGGATCGCCTTTCGCCCCGAAGTGGGGCGGTACTACCCCAAGGGCGAGTACGCCGCCTACCTCCTCGGCTACGTAAACCGAGACGGGAAGGCGGAGTACGGTCTGGAGGCGGGGTTGGACGCCACGCTCCGCGGGACGCGGGGAAAGACCTCGATCCCTACGGACAACCGCGGCGTCCCCCTTCCCTACGCCGAAGTCCAGGGCGATCCGGCGCAACCGGGGAAGGACGTCGTCCTCACGCTCGACGTCCGCCTTCAGGCGATCCTCGAAGAGGCACTGCGGGAGGCGGACGAGGAGCTCCGTCCCAAGGGCATTTGGGCCGTACTCGTCGATCCGTGGACGATGGAGGTGCTCGCCGCCGCCGCCCGGCCGACCTTCGATCCCAATCGGTACGAGGAGATTTCCGAGTACACGAATCCCTTCGTGGGGAAGCTCTACGAGCCGGGTTCGACGTTTAAGGTGCTCACCCTCGCCGCGGCGATCGAAGAGGGCGTGTACCGCGACGACGACACGTACCAAGCGGGGGTGTACGCGCCTCCGGAGATCTCGCCTCCGATCCGCGACTGGTCGGACCCTCGGGGGTGGGGAAAGATCACGCTGCGCGAGGGGATCGTCCGCTCGAGCAACGTAGCCGCGGTGATTTTGGGGTACGAGCGCCTGGGGCGGGAACGGCTCGCCCGGTACGAGCACGCCTTCGGGGTGGACGAACTTCCGTTTTCGCTCACGGGGCACGCCCCGCTTCCCGGCTCGGTGCGCGGTCGGCTGCCCGACTTTGCCGCGGCGCCACCGCGCGACGTGGCGACGACGACGTACGGTCAGGGTCTCGAGGTGACGTCGTTCGGGCTCGTCCGCGCCCTTTCCGCGGCGGTGACCGACGGGGTGCTGCGCGATCCCGTCCTCGTGAAGTGCGTTCGCGACGCCGACACGGGAACGTGCACTCCTCCCGCGGCGTCCGAAGGCCGGCGCGTCGTTTCGCCGGAGACGGCGGCCAAGGTGCGGGAGATCCTCGCCGACGTCGTGGCGCGTCCCGAGGGTACGGGACACGCCTACGCCGTGGAAGGGTACCGAATCGGCGGCAAGACGGGCACGGCGCAGAAGGTCGACCCCGGCACGGGGAGGTACGAGGCAGGGCGCTACGTCTACTCGTTTTACGGCTTCCTCCCCGTAGACCGCCCCCGGTTTGCCCTCTACATCGCCGTAGACGAACCGGAACGGCCGGCTGAGGGGAGCGGCGAAGTCGTCGCGCCGATCTTCCGCAAGGTCGTCGAACAGGCGGCGCCGCTCCTCGGCGTGGAACGCGGAGGGTCGGGTTCTCCCGAAGGGGAAGGCCGCATAGGAGTGAGGTGA
- a CDS encoding rRNA small subunit methyltransferase H, translating to MHIPVLLQEVVEVLAPAPGKIFVDATVGLGGHARELLARLDGGLLIGIDQDPEALARAEVVLGEVGGRFILKRANFADLEDVVRPLVPEGVDGILFDLGVSSLQLDEAERGFTYRADAPLDMRMDPTGAVTAADLVNTLSEDELARILREYGEEPFARRIARFLVEARARSPIATTGELVEIVKAAIPARYRRRGGHPARRTFQALRIAVNDELARLETALEQAIRLLRPGGRLAVISFHSLEDRRVKEAFRRAVYGPETSVPHSGASHPTYRLLLRKPLTPTSEEVARNPRARSAKLRALERVT from the coding sequence GTGCACATTCCCGTCCTCCTTCAGGAAGTGGTGGAAGTTCTCGCCCCCGCTCCCGGGAAGATCTTCGTCGACGCGACGGTCGGTCTCGGAGGCCATGCGCGGGAGCTTCTTGCGCGCTTGGATGGTGGACTCCTCATCGGCATCGACCAGGATCCGGAGGCCTTAGCTCGCGCGGAGGTCGTCTTGGGCGAGGTGGGGGGACGCTTCATCCTGAAGCGTGCGAATTTTGCCGACCTCGAGGACGTCGTACGTCCTTTGGTACCCGAAGGGGTAGACGGGATCCTCTTCGACCTCGGGGTGTCCTCCCTCCAGCTCGACGAGGCAGAGCGGGGTTTCACCTACCGCGCCGACGCCCCCCTGGACATGCGGATGGACCCTACGGGGGCGGTCACCGCGGCCGATCTCGTAAACACGTTGTCCGAAGACGAACTTGCCCGGATTCTTCGGGAGTACGGGGAGGAACCTTTTGCGCGGCGCATCGCCCGCTTCCTCGTGGAGGCGCGGGCGCGGTCGCCCATCGCCACGACGGGGGAACTCGTGGAGATCGTGAAGGCCGCGATTCCCGCCCGCTACCGAAGGCGGGGAGGGCATCCGGCGCGCAGGACCTTCCAGGCGCTCCGGATCGCCGTGAACGACGAGTTGGCTCGCCTGGAGACGGCCCTCGAGCAGGCGATCCGCCTCCTTCGTCCCGGCGGCCGCCTGGCGGTTATCTCCTTTCACTCGCTCGAAGATCGCCGTGTGAAAGAAGCCTTTCGCCGGGCGGTGTACGGCCCAGAGACGTCCGTACCGCACTCCGGCGCCTCGCATCCGACCTACCGTCTCCTTCTCCGAAAACCCCTCACGCCGACGTCCGAAGAGGTGGCGCGCAATCCCCGAGCTCGGTCGGCGAAGCTCCGCGCCCTGGAGCGGGTCACGTGA
- a CDS encoding Cell division protein MraZ, whose amino-acid sequence MFLGEHRHVLDEKGRLTIPARFREELGSPFILTRGLDGSLFAYPLSAWRTLERRLRSLPFTRRDVRAFTRLLFAGAVEVEPDRQGRISIPPNLAAYAGLAKNVVVVGVSARVEIWDEARWEAYVAEGEAKYTDLAESLIDLGLDEGWEESGADVP is encoded by the coding sequence ATGTTCCTCGGGGAGCACCGGCACGTGCTCGACGAAAAGGGTCGGCTCACGATTCCCGCCCGTTTCCGCGAGGAACTGGGGTCGCCGTTCATCCTCACGCGCGGCCTCGACGGCTCCCTCTTCGCCTACCCCCTCAGCGCCTGGCGTACGCTAGAGCGGCGCCTGCGCTCCCTCCCCTTTACCCGCAGAGACGTCCGTGCCTTTACGCGCCTCCTCTTCGCCGGCGCCGTGGAGGTGGAACCCGACCGGCAGGGCCGGATCAGCATCCCTCCCAACCTTGCGGCCTACGCCGGTCTGGCGAAGAACGTCGTAGTCGTGGGCGTTTCCGCGCGCGTGGAGATTTGGGACGAGGCGCGCTGGGAGGCGTACGTCGCCGAAGGCGAGGCGAAGTACACGGATCTCGCCGAGTCCCTCATCGACCTGGGTCTCGACGAGGGGTGGGAGGAGTCCGGTGCGGACGTCCCGTAA
- a CDS encoding Adenosylhomocysteinase gives MDLGERKLLWVERFMPVLRALRAEFERTRPFSGLTIAIALHLEAKTAYLADTLRAGGAEVYLASSNPLSTQDDVARAVAARGVRVFARRGATQEEYEGYLEELVRARPHLLVDDGGDLVHLLHARYPEIAAGVIGGAEETTTGILRLRALARSGRLRFPMVLVNDTPTKHLFDNRYGTGQSVWDAFVRTTNLLVAGKTVVVHGYGWCGKGVAQRARGLGADVVVTEVHPVRALEAHLEGFRVLPALEAAAIGDIFVTVTGNTRVLGREHFARMKDGAFLMNAGHFDVEVAVSELREMAARIEEDVRPNVDAFVLPDGRTLYLLGKGRLVNLVAGDGHPAEIMDLSFALQALSLLYLRERHAREGRLAPELLPVPPEVDEEVARRKLAALGLSIDHLTEAQRRYLEGEEGAEEA, from the coding sequence GTGGACCTCGGCGAACGCAAGCTCCTCTGGGTCGAACGCTTCATGCCCGTGCTGAGGGCGCTCCGCGCGGAATTTGAACGCACGCGTCCCTTTTCCGGCCTCACGATCGCCATCGCCCTCCACCTCGAGGCCAAGACGGCCTACCTCGCGGACACGCTTCGGGCGGGCGGTGCGGAGGTATACCTCGCGAGCTCCAACCCCCTCTCCACGCAGGACGACGTGGCCCGGGCCGTGGCGGCGCGCGGCGTCCGCGTCTTCGCCCGCCGGGGGGCGACGCAGGAGGAGTACGAAGGCTACCTCGAAGAGCTCGTCCGGGCGCGTCCCCACCTCCTCGTGGACGACGGCGGCGACCTCGTCCACCTCCTGCACGCGCGCTACCCCGAAATCGCCGCAGGCGTGATCGGCGGGGCGGAGGAGACTACGACGGGGATTTTGCGGCTTCGGGCGCTGGCGAGGTCGGGGCGCCTCCGGTTCCCCATGGTCCTCGTGAACGACACGCCCACGAAGCACCTCTTCGACAACCGCTACGGCACGGGACAGTCCGTGTGGGACGCCTTCGTTCGGACGACGAACCTCCTCGTCGCGGGGAAGACCGTCGTCGTCCACGGCTACGGCTGGTGCGGGAAAGGCGTAGCCCAGCGCGCCCGCGGGCTCGGGGCGGATGTCGTCGTCACGGAAGTTCATCCCGTGCGGGCGCTGGAGGCCCACCTCGAAGGGTTTCGTGTCCTCCCGGCTCTCGAGGCGGCGGCGATCGGGGACATCTTCGTCACCGTGACGGGCAACACGCGCGTCCTCGGGCGCGAGCACTTCGCCCGCATGAAGGACGGGGCGTTCCTCATGAACGCCGGCCACTTCGACGTCGAGGTCGCGGTTTCCGAACTCCGGGAGATGGCCGCCCGCATAGAGGAGGACGTCCGGCCCAACGTGGACGCGTTCGTCCTCCCGGACGGCCGAACGCTCTACCTCCTCGGCAAAGGTCGGCTCGTGAACCTCGTGGCCGGCGACGGCCACCCGGCGGAGATCATGGATCTGAGCTTTGCCCTGCAGGCCCTCTCCCTACTCTACCTCCGGGAGCGCCACGCGCGGGAGGGGCGGCTTGCTCCCGAGCTCTTGCCCGTTCCTCCGGAGGTGGACGAGGAGGTGGCGCGCAGGAAGCTCGCCGCCCTCGGACTTTCGATCGACCACCTCACGGAAGCCCAAAGGCGTTACCTCGAGGGAGAGGAAGGCGCGGAGGAGGCGTAA
- a CDS encoding Prespore specific transcriptional activator RsfA: MGSGQKRMRRPRFDAWTPEEDRLLAEIVLSSVRRGKTQKAGIEEAAKRLNRSFSAASYRWNRFVRKEYEQELSALRRKVRSKSTPPPLTSVSWDRETLSSFLENLQRIAALLDEVRGLLLDLSSSRDSGVSDKASPSGASAEKTPCEAAEKGRRSLSRRKSEKEGERRPVGRRAKLDAGGSSPKEEKRREPAPYAGEGGREKKGAHPSPGFSGRAPGPPDEKADALIPILEALRDLED, translated from the coding sequence ATGGGGAGTGGACAAAAGAGGATGCGGAGACCTCGTTTCGACGCCTGGACGCCCGAAGAGGACCGCCTTTTGGCGGAGATCGTACTCTCCTCGGTTCGCCGAGGAAAAACCCAAAAGGCCGGGATCGAAGAGGCCGCGAAACGCCTCAATCGGTCCTTCTCCGCCGCGAGCTACCGTTGGAACCGCTTCGTACGAAAGGAGTACGAGCAGGAGCTTTCCGCCCTGCGGAGGAAGGTTCGGTCGAAATCCACTCCACCGCCCCTTACTTCCGTCTCTTGGGATCGGGAGACCCTTTCCTCCTTCCTCGAGAACCTCCAGCGGATTGCTGCGCTTCTCGATGAGGTGCGGGGCCTCCTCCTCGACCTGTCTTCCTCTCGAGATTCCGGCGTTTCGGATAAGGCTTCCCCCTCGGGGGCTTCCGCGGAGAAGACGCCCTGCGAGGCGGCGGAAAAGGGGCGGAGATCTCTTTCTCGCCGAAAGTCGGAGAAAGAGGGAGAACGGCGGCCCGTAGGTCGGAGGGCAAAGCTGGACGCAGGCGGGTCTTCCCCGAAGGAGGAGAAGCGCCGCGAGCCAGCTCCCTACGCAGGCGAGGGAGGGAGAGAGAAAAAGGGCGCCCACCCCTCTCCCGGGTTTTCCGGGAGGGCACCCGGACCACCGGATGAAAAAGCGGATGCCCTCATCCCCATCCTAGAAGCCTTGCGCGACCTCGAAGACTAG